In Sander vitreus isolate 19-12246 chromosome 8, sanVit1, whole genome shotgun sequence, the genomic window CATCACCTTTGCCACCACTGAGGATGAAATTATGAGCCACAAAGTTCATAATTTCATTATCAGTGGTGGCAAAGGTGATGTTGATGTTCATCTGGGTTGCATATAAGTTGGTTTGATATGTTATGTGCGAGATTACTTCACGACTTAAGTACCTGCTGAAATAATCAAATGGACTTTGGATGAAGTCAGGGGAAATGTGCTGGTATTCAGGCAGGGGTGTGTCGCCCTCTGCCAGAGGGTTCCCGGGGTTCTGGCTTCCTTTTGTTGGTGGGCCTCTTTGCCGTTGGTGCCGCCTCTTGATTGTCATCATTTTCGTCCAGGTCCTCATCTACAAGCACCTCCACTGCAGGCTGCACGCACTTTCTTTTGGCAGAAGGGCCATCAATGTCCAGGTTGTGGGTGGGTGGAAGGAAGTCGGGATCTGCCACATCGTTGTCTTCTTCCTCTGAGCTATCATCATCGCTGATGGCAGGGTTTACGGGAACAACAACGGTATCCCTCTCCCCATAAAAGAGCCGAGCAGACAGCTGCAAAaggaatatgtttttaaatcaatattaagCCAACTCTGATTTATTTGTTAAGGAAAACAGTAACAGTGTAATGTAGATCTACTGGAAAAAGAGTATTGAcatagaaaatataaaaacatgataaaaacagaaaaatcaaTTATAATTACTGTTAGTACCACTTATATTTTGCTCATAATTGTGTTTTATCACAAACCAATATTGAGTAATTAAAATCAATTCACACAGTACAAGGCCTCACACTAAAAATAAGCACCTGTGTATGCCatttaattataataaaacGCATACATTCATAAGGCATATGTCTAAAAATGGACACTTGTGCCACTCATGCTAGTCTTATACAGGGTATATGATCAAATATGGTACATTTAGCTTTCAGCCAAACATTAAGCTAATTTTAAGAAATGCTGTGCAAATAACAACAATCTCAATCTTTAACACAACTATTCAACCAAATAATGTGTGAGTTACATCAACTTACTATGTTTATTTATGATGTTATTACCATAGCTGTGGGAGAAGCCAGGTTCAAAAAAGCAATATTTATGATTTCTGCAAGATGGCTGTGTTTGAGGTGCTCCAGGCCACTGCTGATTGGTCAGATGCCATGATGTCAATATCTCTCAGATAGCTTGATCTCCCCTGATTGGCTGAGAGAAAACCACATGACTCTGCAACTCCAAATGGAGGCAGGGGGAGGGCATTTTGAATGTGTGCGGAAATAACTAAATATGGTTACTTGCCCCATAAAGGGTTAAGTGTTACCACtgcgtttctcctcctgatcaTTGATGGTGCGCCATCTGTTGTTATTCCTAGGAGAGACTTCCTTGACAAAACAGCATGAATACTTCCTTAACTGTGGTACGGCCTTGCATTGTTTTCACACAAAGTAATTCACTTCAAACTGCTTCAACACCACGAACAGAAATGGCAAGCTGAGCATTTTCATTTATGTGAGTACTCTCACCCAGAGCCACAGAATATGCGCTGAAACATTTGTCTTTGTCACACAACTGATCATAAACATCATTTGATAGCTCAGCAATCCATTGTGTTGTCTGAAAGGCTGATG contains:
- the LOC144522589 gene encoding uncharacterized protein LOC144522589, which translates into the protein MGCTAKLSARLFYGERDTVVVPVNPAISDDDSSEEEDNDVADPDFLPPTHNLDIDGPSAKRKCVQPAVEVLVDEDLDENDDNQEAAPTAKRPTNKRKPEPREPSGRGRHTPA